The Thioalkalivibrio sulfidiphilus HL-EbGr7 genome includes a window with the following:
- a CDS encoding alkaline phosphatase family protein: protein MAQAHDNPAGFADLQPGWSPPDYAGEGIANLMQSLALGLGDRAPHSALPPLNGLPPESVARHSRVLLIVVDGLGDAMLADPGLCPNLRAHRVRALSSVFPTTTAAGITTYLTGQPPARHGLTGWFTYIEALDQVMAVLPGLPRGEGPGYGDLAVTPRELLGLNPLFARLSVPTASVSPARIANSPFNRSISGDARGYVYKDLAGFFRQTRRAVLDAPGFVYAYWPELDHLGHEHGADSAELRAHLAELDAGFARLLEGLAGSDTLVLLTADHGMIDAPRRVDLSQHPQIAACLSHPLCGEPRVAFAYVRPEARAAFAERVREELGHCLSLVDSRVLLEDGWFGPGPAHPALAGRVGDFALFMHDGWMIFDRVPGEKRPPRMVAVHGGLSEAERRVPLVMARV from the coding sequence ATGGCACAGGCCCATGACAACCCCGCAGGTTTCGCGGACCTTCAACCGGGATGGTCCCCGCCGGACTATGCCGGCGAAGGCATCGCCAACCTGATGCAGAGCCTCGCTTTGGGGCTGGGTGATCGTGCGCCGCACAGCGCCTTGCCGCCCCTCAATGGCCTGCCGCCCGAGTCGGTCGCCCGGCACAGCCGCGTGCTGCTCATCGTGGTGGACGGGCTGGGTGATGCCATGCTCGCCGACCCCGGCCTGTGCCCGAACCTGCGTGCCCACCGGGTGAGGGCCCTCTCCTCGGTCTTTCCCACCACCACGGCGGCGGGCATCACCACCTACCTCACCGGCCAGCCGCCCGCACGGCACGGACTGACCGGCTGGTTCACCTACATCGAGGCCCTGGACCAGGTCATGGCTGTGCTGCCGGGCCTGCCCCGGGGCGAGGGCCCGGGCTACGGGGATCTCGCCGTCACGCCCCGGGAACTGCTGGGCCTCAATCCCCTGTTCGCGCGCCTGTCCGTGCCCACCGCCAGCGTGAGCCCGGCACGGATCGCCAACTCGCCGTTCAATCGCAGCATCAGCGGCGATGCCCGGGGCTATGTCTACAAGGACCTGGCCGGCTTCTTCCGGCAGACCCGCCGGGCCGTGCTGGACGCACCCGGCTTTGTCTACGCCTACTGGCCGGAACTGGACCACCTGGGTCATGAGCATGGCGCCGACAGCGCCGAGCTGCGCGCCCACCTGGCGGAACTGGACGCGGGCTTCGCCCGCCTGCTGGAGGGCCTGGCCGGCAGCGACACCCTGGTGCTGCTCACCGCCGACCACGGCATGATCGACGCGCCCCGGCGCGTCGACCTGTCACAACACCCACAGATCGCCGCCTGCCTGAGCCACCCCCTGTGCGGCGAACCCCGGGTGGCCTTCGCCTATGTGCGCCCCGAGGCCAGGGCGGCATTCGCGGAGCGTGTCCGGGAGGAACTCGGCCATTGCCTGAGCCTGGTGGACAGCCGGGTGCTGCTGGAAGACGGCTGGTTCGGGCCCGGCCCCGCGCACCCGGCGCTGGCCGGCCGGGTGGGCGACTTTGCCCTGTTCATGCATGACGGCTGGATGATCTTCGACCGGGTGCCCGGAGAGAAACGCCCGCCACGCATGGTGGCGGTGCACGGCGGGCTCAGCGAGGCGGAACGGCGGGTGC
- a CDS encoding EAL domain-containing protein, with product MPASNDNLRFRLIFEQALDPMVLIDRHGGIVEANRSACASLGYSHEELVGGLHVTDFDLNATREDVGRVHGNPERHLPASFQSTYRRKDGSTFPAEVHINAVRVGEQAQVFATFLDISERLAAERTLREREHQLRTAITSAPMVLFSLDRHGNFMLSEGKGLEGLGLVPGQAVGMNALEMYGAYPEVAEGLRRALSGEPVQLESRVEGRCFLHHWQPVPDEAAGGWGVLGVSYDITAQCLAEQALSGERDRLFTTLESIADGVITADVAGRVAYMNPVAEQLTGFTLNQARGRPMEEILRVEDLESGELLPDPVERCFNGGSPVVFSEESRLRRPDGESYAVRLTASPLRDGEDGISGAVLVLHDFSMLWDMARQLSHQARHDALTGLINRREFEDRVREALESARRSSRSHALCYIDLDQFKVVNDTCGHVAGDELLRQLAAALPRHIRDTDTLARLGGDEFGLLLENCPLDRALSICHQLLAEVAELRFMWQGRRFDVGMSIGLVAIDGASASLSEVLSEADSACYVAKEQGRNRVYVSRPGDQALKTRFGEMEWLGRIREAMEEERFELYCQPIRPISGEGVPHFEILLRLKAEDGSLVEPGAFIPAAERYNLMPQVDRHVIRSVFAMLADSDFALKQHAIVGINLSGQSLGQEDLLDFVTEALHYYGLPAHRFCFEITETAAIANLSSAAGFIRELRDMGCAFALDDFGSGLSSFNYLKHMPVDYLKIDGSFVQDVLTDPVDAAMVGAIHRIGRVLGVKTIAEFVESEAVLEHLREIGVDYAQGYGIGRPKPFRDCSLFQTGRD from the coding sequence ATGCCCGCCAGCAACGACAACCTGCGCTTCCGGCTGATCTTCGAGCAGGCCCTGGATCCCATGGTCCTGATCGACCGGCATGGCGGCATCGTCGAGGCCAATCGCAGTGCCTGCGCCAGCCTCGGCTACAGCCACGAGGAGCTGGTGGGCGGACTGCACGTCACCGACTTCGACCTGAACGCCACCCGCGAGGATGTGGGCCGGGTGCACGGCAACCCGGAACGGCACCTGCCCGCCAGCTTCCAGAGTACCTACCGGCGCAAGGACGGCAGCACCTTCCCGGCGGAGGTGCACATCAATGCCGTCCGGGTGGGCGAGCAGGCGCAGGTCTTTGCCACCTTCCTGGACATCAGTGAGCGCCTGGCCGCGGAGCGCACCCTGCGCGAGCGGGAACACCAGCTGCGTACCGCCATCACCAGCGCGCCCATGGTGCTGTTTTCCCTGGACCGGCACGGCAATTTCATGCTCTCCGAGGGCAAGGGTCTGGAGGGCCTGGGGCTTGTCCCCGGGCAGGCGGTGGGCATGAACGCCCTGGAGATGTACGGCGCCTACCCGGAGGTGGCCGAGGGGCTGCGGCGGGCCCTGTCGGGCGAGCCGGTGCAGCTGGAAAGCCGGGTGGAGGGGCGCTGCTTCCTGCACCACTGGCAGCCCGTGCCGGATGAAGCGGCGGGTGGCTGGGGCGTGCTGGGGGTCTCCTACGACATCACCGCCCAGTGCCTCGCCGAGCAGGCACTCAGCGGCGAGCGCGACCGGCTGTTCACCACCCTGGAGTCCATCGCCGACGGCGTGATCACCGCAGACGTGGCCGGTCGGGTGGCCTACATGAATCCGGTGGCGGAACAGCTCACCGGCTTCACCCTGAACCAGGCCCGCGGCCGCCCCATGGAGGAGATCCTGCGGGTGGAGGATCTGGAGAGCGGCGAACTGTTGCCCGATCCCGTGGAACGTTGTTTCAACGGCGGCAGCCCGGTGGTGTTCAGCGAGGAGAGCCGGCTGCGCCGCCCGGACGGCGAGAGCTACGCCGTGCGCCTGACGGCCTCGCCCCTGCGGGACGGGGAGGACGGCATCAGCGGCGCGGTGCTGGTGCTGCATGACTTCAGCATGCTCTGGGACATGGCCCGGCAGCTGAGTCACCAGGCCCGTCATGACGCCCTCACCGGGCTGATCAACCGGCGCGAGTTCGAGGACCGGGTGCGCGAGGCCCTGGAGAGCGCCCGGCGCAGCAGTCGAAGCCACGCCCTCTGCTACATCGATCTCGACCAGTTCAAGGTGGTCAACGACACCTGCGGGCACGTGGCCGGCGACGAGCTGCTGCGCCAGCTGGCCGCCGCCCTGCCCCGCCACATCCGCGACACCGACACCCTGGCCCGCCTGGGCGGCGACGAGTTCGGTCTGCTGCTGGAAAACTGCCCCCTGGACCGCGCCCTGAGCATCTGTCACCAACTGCTGGCGGAGGTGGCCGAGCTGCGTTTCATGTGGCAAGGGCGGCGTTTCGACGTGGGCATGAGCATCGGCCTGGTAGCCATCGACGGGGCCAGCGCCTCCCTCTCGGAGGTGCTGAGCGAGGCGGATTCCGCCTGCTACGTGGCCAAGGAACAGGGCCGCAACCGGGTCTATGTCTCCCGTCCCGGGGACCAGGCCCTCAAGACCCGCTTCGGCGAGATGGAATGGCTGGGCCGCATCCGCGAGGCCATGGAGGAGGAGCGTTTCGAACTCTACTGCCAGCCGATCCGGCCGATCTCCGGGGAGGGTGTGCCCCACTTCGAGATCCTGCTGCGGCTCAAGGCCGAGGACGGCAGCCTGGTGGAGCCGGGGGCATTCATCCCGGCGGCGGAACGCTACAACCTCATGCCCCAGGTGGACCGGCACGTGATCCGCTCGGTGTTTGCCATGCTGGCGGATTCGGACTTCGCCCTGAAGCAGCATGCCATCGTGGGTATCAACCTCTCCGGCCAGTCCCTGGGCCAGGAGGATCTGCTCGACTTCGTCACCGAGGCGCTGCACTACTACGGCCTGCCCGCCCACCGCTTCTGTTTCGAGATCACCGAGACCGCGGCCATCGCCAATCTCTCCAGTGCCGCCGGTTTCATCCGCGAACTGCGCGACATGGGCTGCGCCTTCGCCCTGGATGATTTCGGTAGCGGACTGTCCTCGTTCAACTATCTCAAGCACATGCCCGTGGACTACCTGAAGATCGATGGCAGCTTCGTGCAGGACGTGCTGACCGACCCGGTGGATGCCGCCATGGTCGGCGCCATTCACCGCATCGGCCGCGTGCTGGGGGTCAAGACCATCGCGGAATTCGTGGAATCCGAAGCGGTGCTCGAACACCTGCGCGAGATCGGCGTGGACTACGCCCAGGGCTACGGCATCGGCCGGCCGAAGCCTTTCCGAGATTGCAGCCTGTTTCAAACTGGCCGGGATTAA
- the cspE gene encoding transcription antiterminator/RNA stability regulator CspE, producing the protein MATGTVKWFNESKGFGFITPDDGGKDVFVHFSAISGSGFKTLAENQKVSFDVQDGPKGPQAANVVAQ; encoded by the coding sequence ATGGCAACTGGTACTGTGAAGTGGTTCAACGAATCCAAGGGTTTTGGTTTCATTACTCCTGATGACGGTGGCAAGGACGTATTCGTCCACTTCAGCGCCATCAGCGGCTCAGGGTTCAAGACCCTGGCCGAAAACCAGAAGGTCTCTTTCGATGTGCAGGATGGCCCCAAGGGCCCGCAGGCGGCGAACGTCGTCGCACAGTAA
- a CDS encoding carbohydrate kinase family protein, translating into MSALICGSIAYDTIMVFPDRFRNHILPDKVHMLNVSFLVPQMRREYGGCAGNIAYNLNLLGDDPVIMATVGGDFGPYANWLDENGISRKHIKLLDDHYTGQAFITTDQDDNQITAFHPGAMGESHRNKVSDARDITLGIVSPDGRDGMIQHAEQFADSGIPFIFDPGQGMPMFDGEDLKRFVDQATWVTLNDYEAQLMCDRTGLSVEQLAERVKALVVTRGGEGSLVYTGGKCLEIPSAKPAQVSDPTGCGDAYRAGLLYGLMRDMDWETTGRIASLMGAIKIEHYGTQNHRFDRDGFAERFQREFGYRF; encoded by the coding sequence ATGTCTGCATTGATCTGCGGTTCCATCGCCTACGACACCATCATGGTGTTCCCCGACCGGTTCAGGAATCACATCCTGCCGGACAAGGTGCACATGCTGAACGTGTCGTTCCTGGTGCCGCAGATGCGCCGCGAGTACGGCGGCTGCGCCGGCAACATCGCCTACAACCTGAACCTGCTGGGGGATGACCCGGTGATCATGGCCACCGTGGGCGGCGACTTCGGCCCCTACGCCAACTGGCTGGACGAGAACGGCATCAGCCGCAAGCACATCAAGCTGCTCGACGATCACTACACCGGCCAGGCCTTCATCACCACCGACCAGGACGACAACCAGATCACTGCCTTCCACCCCGGCGCCATGGGCGAGTCGCACCGCAACAAGGTGAGCGACGCCCGCGACATCACCCTCGGCATCGTCTCACCCGATGGCCGCGACGGCATGATCCAGCACGCGGAGCAGTTCGCGGACAGCGGCATACCGTTCATCTTCGACCCGGGTCAGGGCATGCCCATGTTCGACGGCGAGGACCTCAAGCGCTTCGTGGACCAGGCCACCTGGGTGACCCTCAACGACTACGAGGCGCAGCTCATGTGCGACCGCACGGGGCTCAGCGTGGAACAGCTGGCGGAGCGGGTGAAGGCACTGGTGGTGACCCGGGGCGGCGAGGGTTCCCTGGTCTACACCGGCGGGAAGTGCCTCGAGATCCCTTCGGCGAAGCCGGCGCAGGTCAGCGACCCCACCGGCTGCGGCGATGCCTACCGCGCCGGCCTGCTCTACGGGCTGATGCGCGACATGGACTGGGAGACCACCGGGCGCATCGCCTCGCTGATGGGCGCCATCAAGATCGAACACTACGGCACCCAGAACCACCGCTTCGACCGGGACGGTTTTGCGGAGCGGTTCCAGAGGGAGTTTGGTTATCGGTTCTGA
- a CDS encoding SpoVR family protein: protein MINRFEADARLLYTGPDWDYRLVKKAYDAIERIAVDEMGLDPYPSQIEVISSEQMLDAYASMGMPLFYRHWSFGKHFARDEMLYRKGMTGLAYEIVINSNPCLCYIMEENTMTMQTLVMAHAAFGHSHFFKNNQLFKAWTDADSILDYLDFAKRYVAECEERYGAEAVEQVLDAAHALMSHGVHRYPRRTLNLKREMERERERRRHEEQTFSDLWRTLPRRKPEDGDEDPGLDARRRALGLPEENLLYFLEKRAPKLAHWQRELLRIVRMVAQYFYPQRQTKVMNEGCATTVHYAIMNRLHETGQITDGAFMEFLHAHTNVVFQPEFDDRRFSGINPYALGFGILQDMKRMGENPTEEDRRWFPDIAGNPDYLGTWKSAWAEYRDESFILQFLSPRLMREWRLFSVTDDADEADLKVEAIHNEAGYREVRRALAAQYDLARHEPDIQVVDVDLTGDRRLILEHRVLDGRLLEERNTLMVLRHLANLWGYPVSLVEIDPRDEDILNAYEDVEPDRRMD, encoded by the coding sequence ATGATCAACCGCTTCGAAGCCGACGCCCGCCTGCTCTACACCGGACCGGACTGGGACTACCGGCTGGTGAAGAAGGCCTATGACGCCATCGAGCGCATCGCCGTGGACGAGATGGGTCTCGACCCCTATCCCAGCCAGATCGAGGTGATCAGCTCCGAGCAGATGCTCGACGCCTATGCCTCCATGGGCATGCCCCTGTTCTACCGGCACTGGTCCTTCGGCAAGCACTTCGCCCGGGACGAGATGCTCTACCGCAAGGGCATGACCGGGCTCGCCTACGAGATCGTGATCAACTCCAACCCCTGCCTGTGCTACATCATGGAAGAGAACACCATGACCATGCAGACCCTGGTCATGGCCCACGCCGCCTTCGGCCACAGCCACTTCTTCAAGAACAACCAGCTGTTCAAGGCCTGGACCGACGCGGACTCCATCCTGGACTACCTGGACTTCGCCAAACGCTACGTGGCCGAGTGCGAGGAGCGCTACGGCGCCGAGGCCGTGGAGCAGGTGCTGGACGCCGCCCATGCCCTGATGAGCCACGGGGTGCACCGCTACCCCCGCAGGACCCTCAACCTGAAGCGCGAGATGGAACGGGAGCGGGAGCGGCGCCGCCACGAGGAACAGACCTTCAGCGATCTCTGGCGCACCCTGCCCCGGCGCAAACCCGAGGACGGCGACGAGGACCCGGGACTGGACGCACGCCGGCGCGCCCTGGGCCTGCCCGAGGAGAACCTGCTGTATTTCCTGGAGAAGCGGGCGCCCAAGCTGGCCCACTGGCAGCGCGAGCTGTTGCGCATCGTGCGCATGGTGGCCCAGTACTTCTATCCCCAGCGCCAAACCAAGGTGATGAACGAGGGCTGCGCCACCACGGTGCACTACGCCATCATGAACCGCCTGCACGAGACCGGGCAGATCACTGACGGCGCCTTCATGGAGTTCCTGCACGCCCACACCAACGTGGTGTTCCAGCCCGAGTTCGACGACCGGCGCTTCTCGGGCATCAACCCCTATGCCCTGGGTTTCGGCATCCTCCAGGACATGAAGCGCATGGGCGAAAACCCCACCGAGGAGGACCGGCGCTGGTTCCCGGACATCGCCGGCAACCCGGACTATCTCGGCACCTGGAAGTCCGCCTGGGCCGAGTACCGGGACGAGAGCTTCATCCTGCAGTTCCTGAGCCCGCGCCTGATGCGCGAGTGGCGCCTGTTCTCGGTGACCGACGATGCCGACGAGGCGGACCTCAAGGTCGAGGCCATCCACAACGAGGCCGGCTACCGGGAGGTGCGCCGGGCGCTGGCCGCCCAGTACGACCTGGCCCGCCACGAACCGGACATCCAGGTGGTGGACGTGGACCTGACCGGCGACCGGCGCCTGATCCTGGAACACCGGGTGCTGGACGGACGCCTGCTGGAAGAGCGCAACACGCTCATGGTCCTGCGCCACCTGGCCAACCTGTGGGGCTACCCGGTGAGCCTGGTGGAGATCGACCCCCGGGACGAGGACATCCTCAACGCCTACGAGGACGTGGAGCCGGATCGGCGGATGGATTGA
- a CDS encoding YeaH/YhbH family protein has product MVSIVDRRLNPKDKSLANRQRFIRRAKRQILDAVRDISGKRKVTEVGQGEEEIRIPADGLQEPSFRKGTDTGMRRHVVPGNKEYQAGDLIPRPDGGEGGRGPGGSPTGEGEDEFRFTVSRDEFLDLFFENLELPELARTQLSKVEQEGVQRAGYSVSGSPASLNLTRTMRNSLSRRLALRRPKREEILELDREIDRLERSGKDPERLRALVLEREALTRRSRLIPYIDPIDLRYNRFTPVPRPISQAVMFCLMDVSGSMTEDMKDLAKRFYMLLYLFLERRYRHVDIVFIRHTHIAQEVDEETFFYSRETGGTLVSPALREMERIVRDRYPPSDWNIYAAQASDGDNTPSDNATVVELLENVILPLCRYYAYIEVSEERGWDAPTDLWEVYQKLVAKGHPMAMRKVKKRADIFPVFQDLFTPAELRR; this is encoded by the coding sequence ATGGTCAGCATCGTCGATCGGCGCCTCAACCCCAAGGACAAGAGCCTGGCCAACCGCCAGCGTTTCATCCGTCGTGCCAAGCGCCAGATCCTGGACGCAGTGCGCGACATCTCGGGCAAGCGCAAGGTCACCGAGGTGGGTCAGGGGGAGGAGGAGATCCGCATCCCCGCCGACGGCCTGCAGGAGCCCTCGTTTCGCAAGGGCACGGATACCGGCATGCGCCGCCACGTGGTGCCCGGCAACAAGGAATACCAGGCCGGCGACCTGATCCCGCGGCCCGACGGCGGCGAGGGCGGGCGCGGCCCCGGCGGCAGCCCGACGGGGGAGGGGGAGGACGAGTTCCGCTTCACCGTGAGCCGCGACGAATTCCTGGACCTGTTCTTCGAGAACCTGGAACTGCCGGAGCTGGCGCGCACCCAGCTCTCCAAGGTGGAGCAGGAGGGCGTGCAACGGGCGGGATACTCCGTGTCCGGCTCGCCGGCGAGCCTCAACCTCACCCGCACCATGCGCAACTCCCTGTCCCGGCGCCTGGCCCTGCGCCGTCCCAAGCGCGAGGAGATCCTGGAACTGGACCGGGAGATCGACCGCCTGGAACGCTCAGGCAAGGACCCGGAGCGCCTGCGCGCCCTGGTGCTGGAGCGCGAGGCGCTCACCCGCCGCTCCCGGCTGATCCCCTACATAGATCCCATCGACCTGCGCTACAACCGCTTCACGCCGGTGCCGCGCCCCATCTCCCAGGCGGTGATGTTCTGCCTCATGGACGTCTCCGGCTCCATGACCGAGGACATGAAGGACCTGGCCAAGCGCTTCTACATGCTGCTCTACCTGTTCCTGGAACGGCGCTACCGGCACGTGGACATCGTGTTCATCCGCCACACCCACATCGCCCAGGAGGTGGACGAGGAGACCTTCTTCTACTCCCGGGAGACCGGCGGCACCCTGGTCTCGCCGGCGCTCCGGGAGATGGAGCGCATCGTGCGGGACCGCTACCCCCCCTCGGACTGGAACATCTACGCCGCCCAGGCCTCGGACGGCGACAACACCCCCTCGGACAACGCCACGGTGGTGGAACTGCTGGAGAACGTGATCCTGCCCCTGTGCCGCTATTACGCCTACATCGAGGTGTCCGAGGAGCGCGGCTGGGACGCCCCCACGGACCTCTGGGAGGTCTACCAGAAACTGGTGGCCAAGGGTCACCCCATGGCCATGCGCAAGGTCAAGAAGCGCGCCGACATCTTCCCGGTGTTCCAGGACCTGTTCACCCCCGCCGAGCTCAGACGCTGA
- a CDS encoding PrkA family serine protein kinase — translation MDSAETLIAQYAREFQKRQESEMSLAAYLEACADDPMLYATAAERLVAAIGEPRVLDTARDERLGRIFLNRTIKIYPAFEDFYGMEETVERIVGFFRYAAQGLEERKQILYLLGPVGGGKSSLAERLKSLMEKHPVYVLKAGEELSPVFESPLGLFDPGVHGPELEARFGIPRRRLTGLISPWAVKRLDEFGGDISRFSVVRLYPSKLRQIAIAKTEPGDENNQDISSLVGKVDIRKLELYSQNDTDAYSYSGGLNRANQGILEFVEMFKAPIKMLHPLLTATQEANYVGTENIGAIPFQGVIMAHSNESEWQAFRNNKNNEAFLDRISVIKVPYCLRATEEELIYDKLIRTSELSEAPCAPSTLDLLAKFSVLTRLKEHENSSLYSKMRVYDGESLKDTDPKAKSMQEYRDVAGVDEGMNGVSTRFAFKVLSETFNYDTREVAADPVHLLYMLEQAIRREQFPEETERRYLEFIKAELAPRYADFIGNEIQKAYLESYHDFGQNLFERYVSYADAWIEDHDFKDPDTGQMLDRAALNQELSKIEKAAGIANPKDFRNEVVKFALRAQAAQGGRMPSWTSYEKIREVIEKRMFSQVEDLLPVISFGTKADSDMERKHSEFVQRMVERGYTERQVRRLVEWYMRVKQAG, via the coding sequence ATGGATTCGGCAGAAACCCTGATTGCCCAGTACGCCCGCGAATTCCAGAAGCGCCAGGAATCGGAAATGTCCCTGGCCGCCTATCTGGAAGCCTGCGCCGACGATCCCATGCTCTACGCCACCGCCGCCGAGCGCCTGGTGGCCGCCATCGGCGAACCCCGGGTCCTGGACACCGCCAGGGACGAACGCCTGGGTCGCATCTTCCTGAACCGCACTATCAAGATCTATCCGGCCTTCGAGGATTTCTATGGCATGGAGGAGACGGTGGAACGCATCGTCGGCTTCTTCCGCTACGCCGCCCAGGGCCTGGAGGAACGCAAGCAGATCCTCTACCTGCTGGGCCCCGTGGGCGGCGGCAAGTCCTCCCTGGCCGAGCGCCTCAAGTCCCTGATGGAGAAACACCCGGTCTACGTGCTCAAGGCGGGTGAGGAGCTCTCGCCGGTGTTCGAGAGCCCCCTGGGCCTGTTCGATCCCGGTGTCCACGGTCCGGAGCTCGAAGCCCGTTTCGGCATCCCGCGCCGGCGTCTCACCGGGCTCATCTCCCCCTGGGCGGTGAAACGCCTGGACGAGTTCGGCGGCGACATCTCGCGCTTCTCCGTGGTGCGCCTGTATCCCTCCAAGCTGCGCCAGATCGCCATCGCCAAGACCGAACCGGGCGACGAGAACAACCAGGACATCTCCTCCCTGGTGGGCAAGGTGGACATCCGCAAGCTCGAGCTCTACAGCCAGAACGACACCGACGCCTACAGCTACTCCGGCGGGCTCAACCGGGCCAACCAGGGCATCCTGGAATTCGTGGAGATGTTCAAGGCGCCCATCAAGATGCTGCACCCGCTGCTCACGGCCACCCAGGAGGCCAACTACGTGGGCACGGAAAACATCGGCGCCATCCCCTTCCAGGGGGTGATCATGGCCCACTCCAACGAATCCGAGTGGCAGGCGTTTCGCAACAACAAGAACAACGAGGCCTTCCTGGACCGCATCTCGGTGATCAAGGTGCCCTACTGCCTGCGCGCCACCGAGGAAGAACTCATCTACGACAAGCTGATCCGCACCAGCGAGCTGAGCGAGGCCCCCTGCGCCCCGTCCACCCTGGACCTGCTGGCCAAGTTCTCCGTGCTCACCCGCCTCAAGGAACACGAGAATTCGAGCCTCTATTCCAAGATGCGCGTCTACGACGGCGAGAGCCTCAAGGACACCGACCCCAAGGCCAAGTCCATGCAGGAATACCGGGACGTGGCGGGCGTGGACGAGGGCATGAACGGGGTCTCCACCCGCTTCGCCTTCAAGGTGCTCTCCGAGACCTTCAACTATGACACCCGCGAGGTGGCCGCCGATCCGGTGCACCTGCTCTACATGCTGGAGCAGGCCATCCGCCGGGAACAGTTCCCGGAGGAGACGGAACGACGCTACCTGGAATTCATCAAGGCGGAGCTGGCGCCCCGCTACGCGGACTTCATCGGCAACGAGATCCAGAAGGCCTATCTCGAGTCCTACCACGACTTCGGCCAGAACCTGTTCGAGCGCTATGTCTCCTACGCGGACGCCTGGATCGAGGACCACGACTTCAAGGATCCGGACACCGGGCAGATGCTCGACCGCGCGGCGCTCAACCAGGAGCTGTCCAAGATCGAGAAGGCCGCCGGCATCGCCAACCCCAAGGACTTCCGCAACGAGGTGGTGAAGTTCGCCCTGCGCGCCCAGGCGGCCCAGGGTGGCAGGATGCCCTCCTGGACCTCCTACGAGAAGATCCGCGAGGTGATCGAGAAGCGCATGTTCAGCCAGGTGGAGGACCTGCTGCCGGTGATCAGCTTCGGCACCAAGGCGGACTCGGACATGGAGCGCAAGCACAGCGAGTTCGTGCAGCGCATGGTGGAGCGGGGTTACACCGAACGCCAGGTGCGCCGCCTGGTGGAGTGGTACATGCGCGTCAAGCAGGCGGGCTGA